A segment of the Manihot esculenta cultivar AM560-2 chromosome 13, M.esculenta_v8, whole genome shotgun sequence genome:
GAGTTCTTTAACTGTAATATCTAGCTTCTAATATCTTGAAAATAAGGTGACAATTGTTCTAGCAAATATTTGAACTCCTCATCCCCAGTCAAGAATACTGATTTCCTTCTTTCCTGAATCTAGTTAAGATTTGTTGATGTAGGACAAAGGATATACACTTTCACAACATATGCTGAGATTCCAGTTAAGAAGTCAACTCATCTCAGTTAAAGAAACTACATCTATTTTCTTCATGTAATAGGTCAAGAATTGATATCGATATTTAATTCATGTTTAATGAAGACTACATATATGAAGTCTAAATGAAACTGTACCAAATTCCTTGAATGGGCTTCAGCTGAAAAACTTGGACAGTGCCAAAAGTTAAAGATAAGAGAATGGAAAATGAAACATAgacaaagagagagagaaacatCCATCAGGTTTTCCATGTACAATTGTACTTCCCATCAACAGAATGAAATGCCAACAGGTTTTACTAAGTCCAATTTTGTTTTAACCAAACTTAAAAGGCAAACTTTTTAGCTAACCTAGTACAAAGATCATGCTTTCCGTGCTCCATTATCATAGAGAATCTATCTTAGagattttcatttcttttactTTGAGTTCTCAGCAACATGCACCATCTTTTTTATCATACTTCAATGACTAGTATTCACCATTACAGCATGATTGATTTCTATTAAGGTCAAATAGTTGCAGAGGAACATAATGCAATTTAATAGGACAAATAAATGAAAATGGCAAAAGTGAAATCATAAGTTCAGAGATGTAGGTTAAAAAGATTACCATGAAGGTGATCTTCCAATGATCCCAAGGGCATAAATTCATAGACAAGAAGCCTTTGGTCTCCATCAGCACAATAGCCAATCAGGTTCACAAGATTAGGGTGATGTAGAAGGCTGAGCATGAGAACCTCTACTAGAAATTCCCTATTACCCTGGAGGCCATTTCTATCCAATTGTTTAACAGCAACAAcctgtaaataaataaagaaagttaAGAGAGACCAAAATCACCTCAACTATGAAACTACTTCCCAAGCCACAGTGATGAAGTTGCTAGCTCCTATATGTACGAAAAagaatttcaaaattcaaatcttaAAGTCTATGCCTGCCAAACTTTAATAAATTTGAGCCAACCACAACAATACTCTTTGGTTACAAAAATTGTCTCCAGCTGCTCTCTTGGCTTGAAATTCAAAACATTTATAGTGAAAACAGCTGATAATAGGTGCAAAACATCAACAAGCTTAGTGCCCTAGTATGGGCATTTTTTTTTGGAAACAGTACGGGCCAATTGTTAACTACTCTAAAACTTGAAAAGAGAAAAGTCATCATCAATGATCAACTGGAATAAAGAAAGCCAAAAATCAATAGCTTCTCGTAGTGACTTTCCAGTAATGGAAGGTGGATAAAAATGTCATATTTGATCAAGAACTTTAGAATAATACAAAAATTACAGAAAAGTTTAAGAACCATGCTTATATCTCTGAGTTTTATGCTGACATTCTTTTTTGACAAAAGCTTCATGTTCAAGGGCATATGCAACCTGAGACAAAACCTCAATTCCTCATCACATATTTCATTCGAAATGGATGTTAGCAAGATGCCAAGGCAAACACCTCTATCCTCAAGATTGAAATTTGCTAGTAAAATTGGGAATCAATCACTAGAATGAAAGTTGCACCATTATATTTTCCTTtaaatgaaatgctttaaaaaaTCATCATGAGATGTTCCGATTTAAGATTCTTGGTCTTATTGCTCTCTTGACTAGGGCAAAGATATATTCATAGATGAAAGGGGAAATGTATAGAATTGAAGCTGTCCAGAGAATTTACCTGACCAGTGCTCTCAAGACGCCCTTTATATACACGGCCAAATCCCCCTTCTCCTAAGAAAGACTCCGGCCTAAAATTTTTTGTTGCAGCTGCAAGCTCACGGAAAGTAAATATCTGAGCTGCAATATTGCCACCAGGTAATCCATCCTTTGGTAATGCTAACTCTCTTTTTGACCTACCATTGCTTCTAAGCCTATCAGCACCTGCAAATTTCACCCCATCAAAGAATTCCGTCGGAAAACTGTGATTATACTGCCAAGCAGAAGCTGAGATTGATAATTCAAGGGCATAATAAACAGTGAGGTCAATAAAATAGTTGCTTTGCAATGGCAAAGAAAATCTCAATTGAGCTATACTGGCAGTGAGATGCAAAGTTCAAAGGAATAAAGCGACTATAACTGATTTTGATTGCCATATTTAGCTAAAAATGGTTTTCCCAAGTTAGCGAAACACTCGAAGCTCTCTAAGCTTCTCATCTCCAATCAACCAGATCGACCCATTGATCAGAAGATCTCTTTTCACTAAAGAAATTGGTACCTttataaattgaatcaaaatctGGTGGGGTCTACGAGAAAGAAAAGCCTAAAATCTAAAGCTCTAACATTTTCATGAAAGCAATCCATCAAGTACCAATGACATGATAAAATGAAAAGACAATCAGAAGTACCCAGATCAGATCAAGCGATGacatgataaataaataatgagaaaataaaaataaaaaccaacCAGAAGATAATTTGGAAATGTTAGAAGACTCAGCAGGCAAGCTTCGCTTTCGATCATCGGATTCCTTCTGTGGATTCAGAGTCTCTTCTTCTCTCGAATCAAAACAAGGAAAACAACCCATCTCCTCAAAAtcaatttatcaaaaaataaataaaacaaaaaaaaagcctTCTCTTCTCTTCAAATCCTGAGAACTCGTAGATGCATCCAAACAAACTTGATCAAAAGCACATAATCTAAAAATCAAGTCTTTAGTCTCTTTAACAAAAATCCCATCACAAGAACTAGAAAAAGTCTGGTGGGTATAGCTTCTCTTCTTGTATGCGAAGGGTCAAAGGGCAAAGCAAAGGAATCCAAGCAGAGGAAACGACCAATAGCAATAACAGAGAAGATTAAATATAAACaggagattaaaaaaaaaatagacagGACAATCTATCTTATGTAAGGTATAAATTGCTTGGTAGTAGTGATGCGAGAAAgggtaaagaaaataaagaaagaaagagagagaattgGTGGCCGTGAAACAGAAGTGGGCTTATAAAGAAGCCGAGCCGGCTGAACTTTGTCTTGGGTTTCGTTTACAACCATCACTGTAGATTACACGCTGCTTACTTTATTACATCCATTATCTTCCTCTTCTGCCCTTCTCCTCCGTTTCTTTGACCATTCATATTATTGTTCTTATTCTCACTCTGTGTGCTTTGGCTGTTTGTTTCCGAAGAAAAGGGTTTAACAGTGGATTTGACAAAAGAATGAAAATGAAAGACCGTAATTTTACATTACAGAGGATAACGCGTACGTGTCAATTGCCGGAACTGACGGAACTAATGAAGAACCATCGGTGGCCTCCTGTTCCAGCATAAATTGTGGTGGCATCTTATATGAAATCATAAATTACTCTCAAAATATCTGTAAATCAGGGAATTTCTATAATTAATTGATCTAAAcgaagtaatttttattttattataaaaataaattaaatttcatataaattatatagtttttcataaatttaaatggatataatttagatatttatttaattgttaattCATTTTCACACTCCGTACCCGGCACGCACTAATTtaatttcctttcctttttgaCCACGTAAGAAAAATGCTTTAAATCCCTATCTCGATTGTATAGATTTTAATCAAATTctagtaaaattaattttataaaaacgaGTTTCATATGAATAATAATATGCTtttgtaattaaataaaataatgaatgaGGATTCAAATAAAAGATTATGAGCGATAATTAAGTATTACCTCAAATGATGTGATGTGACAATTTATGTAAATGCTGTTTGGATTAAAACAGAAAATTGAATTTAGATAAACACATGTAATCATCACTTCTAATTCAAGTTTCAAACTTTTAGAGGttcataatttaataattgcattgtaaaataatatttattaaattagtttttCTTGATCAATCACTTTCTCTACATTTTACCCACTAAACTTTAATAAATGTAATTGAGTTGCAtgctaaaaaaaattgtatgaaaatctttttttttttaaagtaaaatatgAATCGGGTAATGACTAAATACCTAAAATACAATTGGTagttttttttatctctttctcataataaaaataaaaaatataaaaattaatggatAATGTGACTAAGTCTACGCcttaaacatatatatatatatatatatttttggtaaaaaaaatattttttatattattaaatggaTTCCAAGAAAATGAAATTGAAACCCAAGTGGGGTGAAAATGAAATTGCAATGCCAAGTTTGCCCTTGTAAAATTTGGACCATTCGATTTGTATAATTGTGGTGATAAAGTGCCACCGACAATATTCCATGAGAAAAATTACACATTAGACTTGGTAAaacattctctttctttaaaTTCCCATTTTTGTCTAATCTTAACCCTAAAGATTTTTGTTTCTAATATAATTGGTttcgatttaattcaattaaataataattaatctaaatttaTGAACATTTTAATCACTTAAAGAataattaactttaaaaaatatatagttaaattaatttatatataaaataagagtGAAATTCACATAAAAtctcaaaatttatataattcgatctaaataatttttttttaatcctgAACCACAAAATCAAAAAGGTTGTTACAAGTGATTGTGTGTGTGAATCATCCAAGAGCTACTCACTGACAGTCTAGACTccatcaacaacaaataaaaATGAGAAGATATTGTTGACTGAATAACAAATCCCTTTTTTTGTCTTTTATTTCTCAACTAAACTGAAAAACACTTATCCATAGAATGTATTTGTGATATCCAATGAAGTAAGGTCAAGTATAGAACACATGAGATCACAGCTCATGCCTCAACTAAAGGAAGATTCCCATTAACACAACCATTCAAGGCATGGTGCCACATCAAAATTGGATTTTTGttttaatcatttttaaataaaaaaagtacaaaacaaacaaaaatattaaaaaaactttaatttttagataCCAATTTTAGTATTTCAAATagctcttattattattatttttttttgaaattatataaagtATGGTTTGGTTGCTGAGAATTGAAGGGAAACTTGAAAGCCCATCAAAATTGGTGACTTTCTGACAACAAGTGCCAGCTGGGAGGTAATTCTGTTTGTTCATGTAAAGTTCTGGACCTGTGTTGTCCTGCAAATCCAACCAAGTTTttcatctttttatttattacacCTTCTTTCCTTGAATTTTCCtggttttttaattattgtttggTTGATTTCTTGCTGGCCCTCGCGCAATGCCATAGGACATCTATTAATGCTTCAACACTTGTTTTTGGTTGCAGcttttataaatttcaatttattgtaACCAATTTTGCAGAAACTTTAAGATGAATATTTAATTGCTTATATcaagtttttttatatttatatttaaaaatttattcaatataattaGATATTAATGAcgataaaaattgaataaaatattcattatatttttactttttttagtgGCTTGCCATTATGTTTCCATCTAACTTAATGCAGCAGTTACAAACTTGCAGAAGTTGTGTTGATGTCTTTAGGCCATGAGAGAtattttttatagttattttgcGATTATAAtagttagaaaatattaaatataattttaaattaattttacgttttttaattaatatgtacaaaatatattttcaccattttcttacccattgtttttttttttttttttttgagaagtATAAAAAGGGAAATAGCTCAAAGGCCTAATGCTGTTACCCAGTAAAGTTGAGGGTGTAGATGTCTAAAGATTGAGTTTTGGGCCTCGATTTATATGGCCCACTACTAGTTttcaaaatatgaaaataatttcaCAAGTCTATATTTGAAATTgacatgaaaaaataaaaaattaatctttttttgTAATTTCATAAGCCAATATAGTACTCTAATTattaatttgtaataaaattagagttttttttttttttgaaataggggttgggggaATCGAATCTTAGACCTCTCAGATTTATCAGAATACACTTTCCACCAGACTAAGTATCGGAGTGCATAAAATTAGAGTTTATATTTTATCaagttagataaaaaaaataaatgaaaatatttaattaaatctaattTGTATTTTTAGCAAACTTGctaataaagaaagaaacatTTAatgaacaaaaataaataaaatgtttttttttattaacagcaatttatagataaataaaaatctttATAGTATTGAACAGGATTTTAAACAACAGATGAACATGGGAAGCACGACCTTCTTCTCAACGGTCAATGAGCTGTCCCTGTCCACCTCTTCCGATAACTAACTGTCAATAACTAAAATTACACGTTCTTTCCAGTTTCCCTCTTCTCTCCTCCAAACAAATTTTAGCATCAATCATACaaaaacttgaaaaaaaaaaaaaagatcaattcttcctcttctccttccctttctccATCATTCTTCATGTCTCTTCCTTCCTTCTGCAATCCCATACAGATTCTCTGTTTGATACACACAAAGGCACTGTCACCATCCTCCCATGGATGATTTTGCAGCAAATGAACCAGCTGATCCTATGGAGGAGGAGCCTGCTCCTGAACTAAGCCTCTCTCAGGTTCTGGATGATGTTGATCGGTTTCTTGAGACGTTGTCGGagacaaaatataattttaatccaCCGGAGGTTCCAAACTCTGTTGAATCGTTTTTGACAATTGTTGAAAAGAATTTGGCTAAGTGTGATTCCAAAAACCAAGAAAAAGACTTGTCATTCTATGAATGTTTAATCCGTATTTCCAGATTGACAAGTTTATTCAGCGGATTCAAAACTCATCCATTAATAGCCACTCCTCTCAATAGATCAAGCAGTGCTTTGCATCATTCGATGTCATTGTTGGACAGTGAATTTCGAACAATTCTTGAGAGTGGCATTCACAATCAAAACCAAAACAATTCTTCAGATCCCAAGACCCCAAAGGCTTCAAAACAGCCACCTTTCGGTACCCATCAACACGAAAACTCCGATCGAGGAGGCGTTCAAGAAGAAGAGTTCCCTGCTTATTCCCTAGTATCAATCTCCAAAATGAATAGAATTGCCACTGCGATGATCTCATTGGGTTACGAGAAAGAATGCTGCATGGCTTATAACATGATAAGAAATGATGTATTCAACCACGAATTGGATAAGCTTGGACTCACCCATACAAGCATTGAAGATGTGCAGAGGATGCAGTGGGAAAATCTGGAAGGAGAAATCACTGCATGGATTGACATCCTCAGCCGTTGTTACTCGGTTCTCTTCTCTCGAGAGATGAAGCTTTGCAACTCTATCTTTTCAGAATATCCATCAGTGTCCAAAAGATTATTCAGCGATGTTGCTTTTGCAGTAACCACAAGGTTTCTCAATTTCGCAGAAGCTGTTGCCTTGACGAAACAATCTGCTGAGAAACTATTCAAGTTCTTGGACATGTACGAGACCTTGACAGAAATGATTCCTGTCATTGATACTACTAATCATCCCAGGGACTTAAAAGGGGACATCTGCGCTGCCAAAAGCTTGCTCGGAGAAGCAGCCGTGAGCATTTTCAGTGACCTTGAGTATTCCATTAGAAGAGACCATACGAGAACTCCAGTTCCAAGTGGTGCAGTTCACCCCTTGACTCGCTACACCATGAATTATCTAAAATACGCCTGTGAGTATAAGGATACGTTGGAACAAGTCTTCCTTGACCACCAGAAAATGGAGGAGGGAAATGCCGGCGCCGGAAAGTGCAACCAGCCTGATGGAGAGATCACAGAAGACGCAAATGAAGATGGCAAGCCAAAAACGTCTCCTTTTTCAATGCAGCTGAACATTATAATAGATTTGCttgatgaaaatcttgaaatgaAATCTAAATTCTACAGAGACCCAGCGTTGCGCTACGTGTTCTTGATGAACAATGGAAGATATATTCTTCAAAAGATCAAAGGATCCACAGAGACTAACCACACAATTGGAGCAAATTGGTGTAAAAAGCGAACAACCGATCTGAGACAATACCATAAGGGATATACAAGAGAGTCATGGAGCATATTATTGCAGTGTCTGAGCCATGCAGGGTTGCTGGTACATGGGAAGGTGGTGAAGCATGTATTGAAGGAGAGATTCAAGATGTTCAACTCCATGCTTGATGAGATACACAAGACGCAGAGCACATGGATAGTGACCGATAAGCAGCTACAGTCTGAGCTACGGGTTTCGATATCGGCGGTGGTTATCCCGGCTTACCGATCATTTCTGGGGCGGTTCCAGCAGTGTTTGTCGGGGGGTAGGCAAACGGAGAAGTATGTAAAGTACCAACCGGAAGATATTGAGAAATTGATTGATGAATTGTTTGATGGAATACCCATAATCAATCGCGAGGAGATCATAATTAGTATAAACACAAAatggaagaaaagaaagagaatcaATAGATTGGCCTTTTTTTATTGATCTGTTCATTCAATTTGTTATGTTTTTCTCAACCCTATTTCAATGTAAATTTTGTtgatttttatagatttttcAGAAATTTGTTTAAGATATCTTTTTATTTAGATCAAGATACTGAGATCTCCTTAGCCTTCAATTTTCTTTGTCGTGATGAAActagtttttattttcattcttatgggaaattttcttttttttcaatctataataaaagtaataaattttattttttttcaaaatataataaatggagttatgttaagaaatttataaatagattatcATACAAAAAGTggcttttaatttaatataaataaagaaataaatttttctatttttatgagatgatgttaaaaggataaaatttttattatgaacATGCCATGCCACCGgacaataatatattatgtGCAACTATAAATAATTGAGAAATTCTTAtgagtataaatatataaacaagTCAATATATATGAATGAAATCTTATATatgcttaaaaaaattaatttcattggATATTAAAGATTAATTACTTGATTAAATTAACAGTGCTAATGTTCTTTTAATGACTTTTTCTTTTACCATAGTTCCCCAAATTATATACtgtttgctttgttgtttacaAGAATCCGCAACAATGCAGGCCGTCTCATGGAATTCTTGAACTTGACGATAAGCATGGCTGTTTAATGATGATGATAATGGTCACGTCACCATGCAAAAGCCATACCTTTTCAAACCCAAACATATTCCGACAGCAAGGACCAAAGCAGCCGTCTGTAtaaatctctttttcttctacaTAAAAGCCTGTAACCATGTCTCACATGAAACTAGACCTGTCCAGTCCATGTCCAGTTTCGATCGAACCAGATTAAGGATCAAGCATGGTTCCTTAAGATTATTGAACTGGTTCTTGACCAGATTTACATGAAAGTGTCGGTGGCTGTAGGTTGcatgaaagaaagaaagcagGCCAAGTAAAAAACGCATCCTGATTCTTCCTGAAACAAGTTCTTGAATTCTTGTGATACTTTTGTAGAGTAGACAAAAAACTCGTAGCCGCCTTCTACACCTGACACTTTTCTACAAGTGCACACATGATGTCTTCTATGGACATGACAATTATCGTTCTAAGCGAAAAACCATAAGCTACTCAACGCATGCGCTGCGACAACAGCAGACAAActcattattatatattattaccaTTATACCCTCCCCTACCACcaccatatatatataaaccccACTAACCATCTTCTTGAATTTGACCACTAACTCATCGTGAGTTTCTGAAAATTCTTCAATATGCAGTACCAGTATCAGCAGTTTGCAGAGTCATCATCTTCATGGGGTTTCTATGTGCCTCCAACGGCGGCGATAAGAGAGATGATGGGTGGTTCAGACGCATTGGAGAGGGTGGTGAggttggcctccgaaagtgctgTAGTGATATTTAGTATGAGCAGCTGCTGCATGTGCCATACGGTGAAGAGGTTGTTGTGTGGGATGGGTGTGAACCCTACTGTGTATGAGCTTGACCAGGAGCCAAGAGGGAAGGATATTGAGAGAGCATTAATGAGGCTTGTTGGGAATTATTCAAATGTAGTTCCAGTGGTTTTCATTGGTGGGAAGCTTATTGGTGCTATGGATAGAGTCATGGCTTCTCATATCAATGGAACCCTAGTCCCTCTTCTCAAGGAAGCTGGAGCTCTCTGGCTctgattttcttcttctttttctttttttcttttattaatttttggaAAAAGAAAGCGGATATTATCTActgtataatattaaatatcatGAGAGAACTGAGATTAATTATGAGGCTTCTAACTTTTGTAATTGATGGTTTATCAAGAGATATAATTGATCCATGCTGCCTTGTATATGATGTAGAGAGCATTAGCATAAAAGAGTTTTTGTTATATATGGATGAGAGAAAGTAATTaattactattaatttattccagtaaaatattaatatttttttccaaTTCATATATTTAAGCAAATGCTcctctaaaaaaaaattagtggatagttttaatttttttaatgatttattttatctCAGGTGAAAACCCCTAATAATGGGAAGCCTTGTTTATGGTGGTAGAAAGAAGATGTTTG
Coding sequences within it:
- the LOC110629809 gene encoding exocyst complex component EXO70B1 encodes the protein MDDFAANEPADPMEEEPAPELSLSQVLDDVDRFLETLSETKYNFNPPEVPNSVESFLTIVEKNLAKCDSKNQEKDLSFYECLIRISRLTSLFSGFKTHPLIATPLNRSSSALHHSMSLLDSEFRTILESGIHNQNQNNSSDPKTPKASKQPPFGTHQHENSDRGGVQEEEFPAYSLVSISKMNRIATAMISLGYEKECCMAYNMIRNDVFNHELDKLGLTHTSIEDVQRMQWENLEGEITAWIDILSRCYSVLFSREMKLCNSIFSEYPSVSKRLFSDVAFAVTTRFLNFAEAVALTKQSAEKLFKFLDMYETLTEMIPVIDTTNHPRDLKGDICAAKSLLGEAAVSIFSDLEYSIRRDHTRTPVPSGAVHPLTRYTMNYLKYACEYKDTLEQVFLDHQKMEEGNAGAGKCNQPDGEITEDANEDGKPKTSPFSMQLNIIIDLLDENLEMKSKFYRDPALRYVFLMNNGRYILQKIKGSTETNHTIGANWCKKRTTDLRQYHKGYTRESWSILLQCLSHAGLLVHGKVVKHVLKERFKMFNSMLDEIHKTQSTWIVTDKQLQSELRVSISAVVIPAYRSFLGRFQQCLSGGRQTEKYVKYQPEDIEKLIDELFDGIPIINREEIIISINTKWKKRKRINRLAFFY
- the LOC110629644 gene encoding glutaredoxin-C1, whose protein sequence is MQYQYQQFAESSSSWGFYVPPTAAIREMMGGSDALERVVRLASESAVVIFSMSSCCMCHTVKRLLCGMGVNPTVYELDQEPRGKDIERALMRLVGNYSNVVPVVFIGGKLIGAMDRVMASHINGTLVPLLKEAGALWL